One Streptomyces sp. L2 genomic window carries:
- a CDS encoding alcohol dehydrogenase catalytic domain-containing protein: MSVAVVVEAPGRHRIAGHTPRDPGPGEALVAVHAVGVCGSDREVYQGNRPEGYVRYPLTPGHEWSGTVRAVGAGVPGALVGRKVVGEGFRNCQVCARCHAGETTLCTAGYEETGFTQPGAMATTLTLPARLLHVLPEDADLTAAALLEPAACVAAAALKADARPGERVGVVGTGTLGMLAVRFLRAVSPAGLLVVGTGREREAPARSFGASDFRLAGEELPDDLDVVIEAAGSASAARTAAALLRWGGRLVLTGIPAPGADGLDPTSLVVRQLEVRTVFGAPPAAWAHAVRVFGAGLLDPLPLVTHELPLTEFAQAMELVGAGDPKVGKVLLRP; encoded by the coding sequence GTGAGCGTCGCCGTCGTCGTCGAGGCGCCCGGCCGGCACCGGATCGCCGGGCACACGCCCCGCGACCCCGGCCCCGGGGAGGCACTCGTCGCCGTGCACGCGGTCGGCGTCTGCGGCAGCGACCGCGAGGTGTACCAGGGCAACCGGCCCGAGGGCTACGTCCGTTACCCGCTGACGCCCGGCCATGAGTGGTCCGGGACGGTGCGGGCGGTGGGCGCCGGTGTGCCCGGGGCCCTGGTCGGCCGCAAGGTCGTCGGGGAGGGCTTCCGCAACTGCCAGGTGTGCGCCCGCTGTCACGCGGGCGAGACCACGCTGTGCACGGCCGGCTACGAGGAGACCGGGTTCACCCAGCCGGGTGCCATGGCCACAACGCTCACCCTGCCGGCCCGGCTGCTGCACGTCCTGCCCGAGGACGCCGATCTCACCGCCGCCGCCCTCCTGGAGCCGGCCGCCTGCGTCGCGGCCGCCGCGCTGAAGGCGGACGCCCGGCCGGGCGAGCGGGTGGGCGTGGTCGGCACGGGCACGCTCGGGATGCTCGCCGTGCGGTTCCTCAGGGCGGTGTCCCCCGCCGGCCTGCTGGTGGTGGGCACTGGCCGCGAACGGGAGGCGCCGGCCCGCTCGTTCGGGGCGAGCGACTTCCGGCTCGCCGGCGAGGAGTTGCCGGACGACCTGGACGTCGTGATCGAGGCCGCCGGGTCCGCGTCCGCCGCGCGCACCGCCGCCGCGCTGCTGCGCTGGGGCGGCCGGCTGGTCCTGACCGGCATCCCGGCGCCGGGCGCCGACGGACTCGACCCGACCTCTCTGGTCGTACGGCAACTGGAGGTGCGCACCGTCTTCGGCGCCCCGCCGGCCGCCTGGGCGCATGCCGTGCGGGTCTTCGGCGCCGGGCTGCTCGACCCGCTGCCGCTGGTCACGCACGAGCTGCCGCTGACCGAGTTCGCCCAGGCCATGGAGCTGGTGGGGGCCGGTGACCCGAAGGTGGGCAAGGTGCTGCTCCGGCCGTAG